A window of the Lolium perenne isolate Kyuss_39 chromosome 7, Kyuss_2.0, whole genome shotgun sequence genome harbors these coding sequences:
- the LOC127317248 gene encoding probable receptor-like protein kinase At1g80640, translating into MPAAPPPLPLLCMFLLLLSSSSSANGRAAVSSPAPSSVAATSVPAAAGNGTAASLSSPVAPAPPPFVITVVRHHHYHRELVVATVLASVATIMIFLSTLYAWTMWRRSRRIPHGKGARRSDATRGITLVPILSKFSTVKMSKKGLVAMIEYPSLEAATGKFDEGNVLGVGGFGCVYKAAFDGGATAAVKRLEGGGPDCEKEFENELDLLGRIRHPNIVSLLGFCVHGGNHYIVYELMEKGSLETQLHGPSHGSAMSWHTRMKIALDTARGLEYLHEHCNPPVIHRDLKSSNILLDSDFNAKIADFGLAVTGGNLDKGNLKISGTLGYVAPEYLLDGKLTEKSDVYAFGVVLLELLMGRKPVEKMSPSQCQSIVSWAMPQLTDRSKLPNIIDPVIKDTMDPKHLYQVAAVAVLCVQPEPSYRPLITDVLHSLVPLVPSELGGTLRVTEPPSPSQMHCPS; encoded by the exons ATgccggcggcgccgcctccattgCCGCTCCTATGCATGTTCTTGCTGTTGCTGTCTTCGTCCTCATCGGCAAATGGGAGGGCCGCggtttcttctccggcgccgtcgTCTGTGGCCGCCACGAGCGTGCCCGCTGCCGCCGGCAATGGGACCGCTGCCTCCTTGTCCTCTCCGGTGGCTCCGGCGCCTCCTCCCTTCG TGATCACAGTGGTCAGGCACCACCATTACCACCGCGAGCTGGTCGTCGCCACCGTCCTCGCCTCCGTCGCCACCATCATGATCTTCCTCTCCACGCTCTACGCCTGGACCATGTGGCGGCGGTCTCGCCGGATCCCCCACGGCAAGGGCGCCCGGAGATCAG ACGCCACAAGAGGGATCACACTGGTGCCAATCCTGAGCAAGTTCAGCACAGTGAAAATGAGCAAGAAGGGTCTCGTGGCGATGATCGAGTACCCGTCGCTGGAGGCAGCGACGGGCAAGTTCGATGAGGGAAATGTGCTCGGCGTCGGCGGGTTTGGCTGCGTCTACAAGGCGGCGTTCGACGGCGGCGCCACTGCAGCGGTGAAGAGGCTCGAGGGCGGCGGGCCGGACTGCGAGAAGGAGTTCGAG AATGAGCTGGATTTGCTTGGCAGGATTCGGCACCCCAACATTGTGTCACTCCTGGGCTTCTGCGTCCATGGTGGCAATCACTACATTGTTTATGAGCTCATGGAGAAGGGATCATTGGAGACACAGCTGCATG GGCCTTCACATGGATCTGCTATGAGCTGGCACACTCGGATGAAGATTGCGCTCGACACAGCGAG GGGACTAGAGTATCTTCATGAGCACTGCAATCCTCCAGTGATCCATAGGGATCTCAAATCATCTAATATACTTTTAGATTCAGACTTCAATGCTAAG ATTGCAGATTTTGGACTTGCAGTTACCGGTGGGAATCTCGACAAAGGGAACCTGAAGATTTCTGGGACCTTGGGATATGTAGCTCCTGAATATTTATTAGATG GGAAGTTGACTGAGAAGAGTGATGTATACGCATTTGGGGTAGTGCTTTTAGAGCTCCTGATGGGAAGGAAGCCTGTTGAGAAGATGTCACCGTCTCAGTGCCAATCAATTGTGTCATGG GCCATGCCTCAGCTAACCGACAGATCGAAGCTCCCCAACATAATTGACCCAGTGATCAAGGACACAATGGACCCAAAACACTTGTACCAA GTTGCGGCAGTAGCTGTTCTATGTGTGCAACCCGAACCGAGTTACAGACCGCTGATAACAGATGTTCTCCACTCTCTTGTTCCTCTAGTGCCCTCGGAGCTCGGGGGAACACTTAGGGTTACAGAGCCACCTTCTCCAAGCCAAATGCATTGTCCTTCTTGA